The following coding sequences lie in one Mesorhizobium sp. NZP2298 genomic window:
- the lpxC gene encoding UDP-3-O-acyl-N-acetylglucosamine deacetylase, translating to MGIVLHDYQTTVKTRASLTGTGVHSGKEVSVSFLPADADTGIVFQLIGGEGQGREFRALFSEIGATDLCTMLGDPSGEHIATVEHIMAALLGLGIDNVLIEIDGHEVPILDGSAMDFVEAIDQAGIETLLVKRRYIRVVKPVRIENGASWAEFRPYDGTRFEIEIDFESPAIGRQLFASDINADIFRRDIARARTFGFMKDVERLWAAGYALGSSLENSLVIGDDNRVINMGGLRYPNEFVRHKTLDAMGDLALAGARFIGCFRSYRGGHRLNAAALRRLLSDRTAFEIVETTRRERGRAAEMSAVNAPLYAPWMI from the coding sequence ATGGGGATTGTCTTGCACGACTACCAGACGACAGTGAAGACGCGCGCGTCGCTTACAGGCACCGGCGTTCACAGCGGCAAAGAAGTTTCCGTCAGTTTCCTGCCCGCGGATGCCGATACCGGCATCGTGTTCCAGCTGATCGGTGGAGAAGGGCAGGGCCGCGAATTCCGCGCTCTGTTTTCCGAGATCGGCGCCACCGACCTTTGCACCATGCTTGGCGATCCCTCGGGCGAGCACATCGCCACCGTCGAGCACATCATGGCCGCGCTGCTCGGGCTCGGCATCGACAATGTCCTCATCGAGATCGATGGCCACGAGGTTCCGATCCTCGATGGCAGCGCCATGGACTTCGTGGAAGCCATCGACCAGGCGGGCATCGAGACGTTGCTGGTCAAGCGGCGCTACATCAGGGTCGTCAAGCCGGTCCGCATCGAGAACGGTGCGTCCTGGGCGGAGTTCAGGCCCTATGACGGCACCCGCTTCGAGATCGAGATCGATTTCGAAAGCCCCGCCATCGGCCGCCAGCTCTTCGCATCGGATATCAATGCGGACATTTTCCGCCGCGACATTGCGCGCGCCCGCACCTTCGGCTTCATGAAGGATGTCGAACGGCTGTGGGCCGCCGGCTATGCGCTTGGCTCGTCGCTCGAGAACTCGCTGGTGATCGGCGACGACAACCGGGTCATCAACATGGGCGGCCTGCGTTATCCCAACGAATTCGTGCGTCACAAGACGCTCGACGCCATGGGCGACCTGGCGTTGGCCGGAGCCCGTTTCATCGGCTGTTTCCGCTCCTATCGAGGCGGCCACAGGCTGAACGCGGCCGCGCTGCGCCGCCTGCTGTCGGACCGCACGGCCTTCGAGATCGTCGAGACCACACGCCGCGAGCGTGGCCGCGCGGCGGAGATGAGCGCCGTCAATGCGCCGCTCTACGCGCCCTGGATGATCTGA
- a CDS encoding outer membrane protein assembly factor BamD, which yields MFFKRVGQSKAPQRSVLLALSLVVPSLFLSACMSSEKDIDLSTYVDQTEPADVLYNQGLANMNAGRLDEASKKFDAVDRQHPYSEWARKSMVMGAFADYRKGSYDDAISSAKRYLALYPSTDDAPYAQYIIGLSYYRQIKDVTQDQKEARQTLQTMQDLVTRWPNSEYVDDAKEKMRFANDQLAGKEMQIGRYYLERREYIAAVKRFRTVVESYSNTRHVEEALARLTESYYALGLTSEAQTAAAVLGTNYPDSPWYKDSYKLLQSNGLAPRENAGSWISKAGKLITGA from the coding sequence ATGTTCTTCAAGCGAGTCGGTCAATCGAAAGCGCCCCAGCGGTCTGTTCTCCTGGCGCTTTCGCTGGTTGTTCCATCGCTCTTCCTCTCGGCCTGCATGTCGTCGGAGAAAGACATCGACCTGTCGACCTATGTCGACCAGACCGAGCCGGCCGACGTCCTCTACAATCAGGGCCTCGCCAACATGAACGCGGGACGCCTGGATGAGGCGAGCAAGAAGTTCGACGCCGTCGATCGCCAGCATCCCTATTCGGAATGGGCCCGTAAATCGATGGTCATGGGCGCTTTCGCCGACTATCGAAAGGGCAGCTACGACGATGCTATCTCGTCGGCCAAGCGCTATCTGGCGCTGTATCCGTCCACCGATGATGCGCCCTACGCGCAGTACATCATCGGCCTGAGCTACTATCGCCAGATCAAGGACGTGACCCAGGATCAGAAGGAAGCACGCCAGACCTTGCAGACGATGCAGGATCTGGTGACGCGCTGGCCGAACTCGGAATATGTCGACGACGCCAAGGAGAAGATGCGCTTCGCCAACGACCAGCTCGCCGGCAAGGAAATGCAGATCGGCCGCTATTATCTGGAGCGCCGTGAATACATCGCCGCCGTCAAGCGCTTCCGCACCGTGGTGGAGAGCTATTCCAACACGCGCCATGTCGAGGAAGCACTCGCCCGCCTGACCGAAAGCTATTACGCGCTGGGGCTGACCTCGGAGGCGCAGACGGCAGCCGCCGTGCTCGGCACCAACTATCCCGACAGCCCGTGGTACAAGGATTCCTACAAGCTCCTGCAGAGCAACGGACTGGCGCCGCGCGAGAATGCCGGATCGTGGATATCCAAGGCCGGAAAGCTGATCACCGGCGCCTGA
- the recN gene encoding DNA repair protein RecN: MLSRLSIRDIVLIEKLDIDFQPGLSVLTGETGAGKSILLDALSLALGARGDASLVRHGAAQGQVIAVFDVPRNHPVRALLVENAIEDDGDIILRRVQTADGRTRVFVNDQPSSVTLMRDVGRALVEIHGQHDERALVDPGAHRDVLDAFGGHLGAVRSTGEAWRHWRACEQELTRHRAKVAAAAREADYLRAAVTELTKLDPQPGEETELAELRAHMMRAEKIASEIHDAQDVLSGPSSPLPQLASLLRRLQRKATEAPGLLEDVVKSLDEAMLSLDAAQSGVEEALRATEYDPQRLEKAEERLFSLRAASRKHSVAVDDLAQLRDTMVADLADLDAGEERLHGLEKQAAAGREAYDIAAAQLSSLRHAAAVGLTKAVMAELPALKLERAAFIVEMKSEAEIRMEEGIDQIEFWVRTNPGTRPGPMMKVASGGELSRFLLALKVALADRGSAPTLVFDEIDTGVGGAVADAIGQRLARLSKRVQVLSVTHAPQVAARAATHFLISKSGGTDRVATGIAEMDRTARQEEIARMLAGATITDEARAAAERLLRENTNAA, translated from the coding sequence ATGCTTTCCAGACTGTCGATCCGCGATATCGTCCTGATCGAGAAGCTGGATATCGACTTCCAGCCGGGCCTTTCCGTGCTGACCGGCGAAACCGGCGCCGGCAAATCCATCCTGCTCGATGCCCTGTCGCTGGCGCTTGGCGCGCGTGGCGACGCGTCGCTGGTGCGCCATGGCGCGGCACAAGGCCAGGTCATTGCCGTGTTCGATGTGCCGCGAAACCATCCGGTGCGCGCGCTGCTTGTCGAAAACGCCATCGAGGATGACGGCGACATCATCCTGCGCCGCGTGCAGACGGCGGACGGCCGCACTCGGGTCTTCGTCAACGACCAGCCATCCAGCGTGACCCTGATGCGCGATGTCGGCCGCGCGCTGGTCGAAATCCACGGCCAGCACGATGAGCGAGCCTTGGTCGATCCCGGTGCGCACCGGGATGTGCTCGACGCCTTCGGCGGCCATCTTGGCGCCGTCCGCTCGACCGGCGAGGCTTGGCGGCACTGGCGCGCCTGCGAGCAGGAGCTTACGCGCCACCGCGCCAAGGTGGCGGCGGCGGCACGCGAGGCCGACTATCTGCGCGCCGCGGTCACGGAACTGACCAAGCTCGATCCGCAGCCCGGCGAGGAAACGGAACTTGCCGAACTGCGCGCCCACATGATGCGCGCCGAAAAGATCGCTTCCGAAATCCATGATGCGCAGGATGTGCTGTCAGGTCCGTCGTCACCCTTGCCGCAACTCGCCAGTCTGCTGAGGCGGCTGCAGCGCAAGGCGACCGAGGCGCCCGGCCTGCTCGAGGACGTGGTCAAGTCGCTCGACGAAGCCATGTTGTCGCTCGACGCGGCGCAGTCTGGCGTCGAGGAAGCACTTCGCGCCACCGAATATGACCCTCAGCGGCTGGAGAAAGCCGAGGAGCGGCTGTTTTCGCTGCGCGCGGCTTCACGCAAGCACAGCGTTGCCGTCGACGATCTGGCGCAACTGCGCGACACGATGGTGGCCGACCTCGCCGATCTCGACGCTGGCGAGGAACGCCTGCATGGGCTGGAAAAGCAGGCCGCCGCGGGGCGTGAAGCCTATGACATCGCCGCCGCGCAGCTTTCCTCGCTTCGTCACGCGGCGGCCGTTGGCCTGACCAAGGCCGTGATGGCCGAATTGCCGGCGTTGAAGCTCGAACGCGCCGCCTTCATCGTCGAGATGAAGAGCGAGGCCGAGATCCGCATGGAAGAGGGCATAGACCAGATCGAGTTCTGGGTACGCACCAACCCCGGCACGCGACCCGGGCCGATGATGAAGGTTGCATCCGGCGGCGAGCTGTCGCGCTTCCTGCTGGCGCTGAAGGTGGCGCTGGCCGACCGTGGCTCGGCACCGACGCTGGTTTTCGACGAAATCGACACCGGCGTCGGTGGCGCCGTGGCAGACGCCATCGGCCAAAGGCTGGCGCGGCTGTCGAAGCGCGTGCAGGTGCTGTCGGTGACCCACGCGCCGCAGGTGGCGGCGCGCGCGGCGACGCATTTCCTGATCTCCAAATCGGGCGGCACCGATCGTGTGGCGACCGGCATTGCCGAGATGGACAGGACGGCACGACAGGAAGAGATCGCCCGCATGCTGGCCGGCGCCACGATCACCGACGAGGCACGCGCGGCCGCCGAGCGGCTGCTGCGCGAAAATACAAACGCGGCGTAA
- the ligA gene encoding NAD-dependent DNA ligase LigA: MSEKPVYSLSESEAEAELKRLAEEIAEHDRRYHTEDAPIISDAAYDALTRRNLAIEERFPDLVRDDSPSRRVGSPPAEGFAKVRHAVPMLSLAKAYTDQDVTDFIERGRRFFDRDKDLDIAFTAEPKIDGLSASLRYEKGVFVQGATRGDGAVGEDITANLRTIADIPAKLKGSGWPEIIEIRGEVYMTYAEFEALKQRSAAAGGQDYVNPRNTAAGSLRQKDPSVTATRNLKFFAYAWGFTTADPAPTQYESVQKFADWGFKISPLMVRAKSVEELVAHYHLIEEQRSSLGYDIDGVVYKVDQLELQRRWGFVTGEPRWAIAHKFPAEQAMTTVEKIDIQVGRTGTLAPVARLAPVTVGGVVVENVTLHNEDYIKGFDSNGLPIRDGIDVRIGDTVVIQRAGDVIPQIVSVVIDKRPANAVPYEFPHNCPVCGSPATREINEKTGKEDSRRRCTGELICAAQAVERLRHFVSRGALDIEGLGAENIDTFFNAGLIKTAADIFTLRDRRPAVTKALAERREEQARQREAASGKTRKNVRSVEDRNYEGLDKLFAAIDSRREPELDRFIFALGIRHIGETTAAVLARTFSTIEELIRVGKETAAAEDPHAVFPSINGIGDTVIDALRDFFGNERNDDVLDKLLEQVKPKPYIVTVSADSEVAGKTIVFTGSLEKMTRSEAKAMAERLGAKVAGSVSAKTDLVVAGPGAGSKLKLASELGVEVIDEDTWLQRVGKA; the protein is encoded by the coding sequence ATGTCGGAAAAACCTGTCTATTCGCTTAGCGAAAGCGAGGCTGAAGCCGAGCTGAAGCGCCTCGCGGAGGAGATTGCCGAGCACGACCGGCGCTACCATACCGAAGACGCGCCGATAATCTCGGATGCGGCCTATGATGCGCTGACGCGGCGCAATCTCGCTATCGAAGAGCGTTTTCCCGACCTGGTGCGCGACGATTCGCCTTCGCGCCGGGTCGGGTCGCCGCCGGCGGAGGGCTTTGCCAAGGTACGCCATGCCGTGCCTATGCTCAGCCTCGCCAAGGCCTACACAGACCAAGATGTTACCGATTTCATCGAGCGCGGCCGGCGCTTCTTCGACCGTGACAAGGATCTCGACATCGCTTTCACCGCGGAGCCGAAGATCGACGGGCTGTCGGCGTCGCTGCGCTACGAAAAGGGCGTGTTCGTGCAGGGCGCGACGCGCGGCGATGGTGCCGTCGGCGAAGATATCACCGCCAATCTCAGGACCATCGCCGACATCCCCGCCAAGCTGAAAGGCTCGGGCTGGCCCGAAATCATCGAGATACGCGGCGAGGTCTACATGACCTATGCGGAATTCGAGGCGCTGAAGCAGCGCTCGGCAGCGGCCGGCGGCCAGGATTACGTCAATCCGCGCAACACGGCGGCCGGCTCGCTGCGCCAGAAGGATCCCTCCGTCACCGCCACCCGAAACCTCAAGTTCTTCGCCTATGCCTGGGGCTTCACGACGGCGGATCCGGCACCGACCCAGTACGAATCGGTGCAAAAATTCGCCGATTGGGGCTTCAAGATCAGCCCCTTGATGGTGCGGGCGAAGTCGGTCGAGGAACTGGTGGCGCATTACCATCTGATCGAGGAGCAGCGCTCGTCGCTCGGCTACGACATTGACGGCGTCGTCTACAAGGTCGACCAGTTGGAGTTGCAGCGCCGCTGGGGCTTCGTCACCGGCGAGCCGCGCTGGGCCATTGCCCATAAATTCCCCGCCGAACAGGCAATGACGACGGTCGAGAAGATCGACATCCAGGTTGGCCGCACCGGCACGCTGGCGCCGGTCGCGCGGCTGGCCCCTGTCACCGTCGGCGGCGTGGTGGTCGAGAACGTCACGCTGCACAATGAGGATTACATCAAGGGTTTCGACAGCAACGGCCTGCCGATCCGCGACGGCATCGATGTGCGCATCGGCGACACGGTGGTGATCCAGCGGGCAGGGGACGTCATCCCGCAGATTGTCAGCGTCGTCATCGACAAGCGTCCTGCCAATGCCGTGCCTTATGAATTCCCGCACAACTGTCCGGTTTGCGGTTCACCGGCAACGCGCGAGATCAACGAGAAGACCGGCAAGGAGGATTCCCGACGGCGCTGCACCGGCGAGCTGATCTGCGCAGCACAAGCCGTGGAACGATTGCGCCATTTCGTGTCGCGTGGTGCCCTGGATATCGAGGGTCTGGGCGCGGAGAACATCGACACCTTCTTCAATGCCGGACTGATCAAGACAGCCGCCGATATCTTCACGCTCCGGGACCGTCGACCCGCCGTCACCAAGGCGCTTGCCGAGCGGCGAGAGGAGCAGGCCAGGCAGCGCGAGGCGGCGTCCGGCAAGACGCGCAAGAATGTGCGCAGCGTCGAGGATCGCAACTATGAAGGCCTCGACAAGCTGTTCGCGGCGATCGATTCGCGCCGCGAACCGGAGCTCGACCGCTTCATCTTCGCGCTCGGCATCCGCCATATCGGCGAGACGACGGCGGCTGTGCTTGCAAGGACCTTCTCGACCATCGAGGAACTGATCCGCGTTGGCAAGGAGACGGCGGCGGCGGAGGATCCGCATGCCGTTTTCCCGTCGATCAACGGCATTGGCGACACGGTGATCGACGCGCTGCGCGATTTCTTCGGCAATGAGCGCAATGACGACGTGCTCGATAAGCTGCTCGAACAGGTCAAGCCGAAACCGTATATCGTCACCGTCTCGGCCGACAGCGAGGTCGCCGGCAAGACCATCGTCTTTACCGGCTCGCTGGAAAAGATGACCCGCTCCGAAGCCAAGGCTATGGCCGAGCGTCTCGGCGCCAAGGTCGCCGGCTCGGTTTCGGCCAAGACGGATCTGGTGGTGGCGGGACCGGGTGCCGGCTCCAAGCTCAAGCTTGCCAGTGAACTCGGCGTCGAAGTGATCGACGAGGACACCTGGCTGCAGCGGGTCGGCAAGGCGTGA
- a CDS encoding DUF2461 domain-containing protein: protein MEGAFKGFGPKAIPFLKALDFHQSREWFLENRDLFEKELRDPLGDLVDTLTQRFADAGLGLRGDRKKSLFRINRDVRFAKDKRPYNRHVSAILSPDGTKMSQGVFYVHIGLERCFADVAWWDPEPASLLAMRKAIATRPDTFRGLAAALKKNRLGLEAEGRMKRTPRGFEHISDPDLAEAIRNRHFVVQHVIDPAGIHTPALVEELVDFTMRAKPLLDWGRTIEGKIAKD, encoded by the coding sequence ATGGAAGGAGCGTTCAAAGGGTTCGGCCCGAAGGCCATCCCGTTCCTGAAGGCACTGGATTTCCACCAGAGCCGGGAGTGGTTCCTGGAGAACCGCGACTTGTTCGAAAAGGAACTGCGTGATCCCCTGGGCGATCTCGTCGACACACTGACGCAGCGTTTCGCCGATGCCGGGCTTGGCCTGCGTGGCGACCGCAAGAAGTCGCTGTTCCGCATCAATCGCGATGTGCGCTTCGCCAAGGACAAGCGGCCCTACAACCGGCATGTCTCGGCGATCCTGTCGCCGGACGGTACCAAGATGTCGCAAGGCGTCTTCTATGTTCATATCGGGCTGGAGCGTTGTTTTGCCGACGTCGCCTGGTGGGACCCGGAGCCGGCCTCGCTGCTCGCCATGCGCAAGGCGATCGCAACGCGGCCAGATACATTTCGCGGCCTGGCGGCGGCCTTGAAGAAGAACCGGCTTGGGCTGGAGGCGGAGGGTCGCATGAAGCGGACGCCGCGCGGCTTCGAGCATATCAGCGATCCCGATCTGGCCGAGGCCATCCGCAACCGGCATTTCGTGGTCCAGCACGTCATCGATCCGGCGGGAATCCATACGCCAGCGCTGGTCGAGGAACTCGTCGATTTCACCATGCGCGCCAAGCCGCTGCTCGACTGGGGCAGGACGATCGAGGGCAAAATCGCGAAGGACTAA
- a CDS encoding AzlC family ABC transporter permease — MATDVISQSGGKSDFWQGVRLSMPVVVASAPFAVLFGALAVDQGFSVFEAFLMSALVFGGASQMVGIQLFGQHVAPWLIVLSIFAVNFRHVLYSAGIGRRIAHWPVVSQALGYFILTDPQYAVTEARAQSGQTVSFAWYLGLGLPVYLFWIIESALGAVFGKLIPDTHALGIDFLLPIYFLGLVMGFRKRPLWLPVVIASAAASIIAYKTVGSPWHVSIGAVAGVLLAVILPPHHSGVGERP; from the coding sequence ATGGCGACGGACGTGATCTCGCAGAGCGGCGGCAAAAGCGACTTCTGGCAAGGCGTGCGGCTCTCCATGCCTGTCGTGGTGGCGTCGGCGCCGTTCGCTGTGCTGTTTGGAGCGCTTGCCGTTGACCAAGGTTTCTCGGTCTTCGAAGCCTTCCTGATGAGCGCGCTGGTCTTCGGCGGCGCCAGCCAGATGGTCGGCATCCAGCTGTTCGGCCAGCATGTCGCGCCGTGGCTGATCGTGCTGTCGATCTTCGCCGTCAACTTCCGCCATGTGCTCTACTCGGCCGGCATTGGCCGGCGCATCGCGCACTGGCCTGTCGTCAGCCAAGCTCTCGGCTATTTCATCCTCACCGATCCGCAATACGCGGTGACCGAAGCGCGGGCGCAATCGGGCCAGACCGTCAGCTTTGCCTGGTATCTGGGACTCGGCCTGCCGGTCTATCTGTTCTGGATCATCGAAAGCGCGCTCGGCGCGGTGTTCGGCAAGCTGATCCCCGATACGCATGCGCTGGGTATCGATTTTCTGCTGCCGATCTATTTTCTTGGCCTCGTCATGGGCTTTCGCAAGCGGCCGCTGTGGCTGCCGGTGGTCATCGCCAGCGCCGCGGCGTCCATCATCGCGTACAAGACGGTTGGCTCGCCCTGGCACGTCTCGATCGGCGCTGTTGCCGGCGTGCTGCTCGCCGTCATCCTGCCGCCGCACCATAGCGGCGTTGGAGAGCGGCCATGA
- a CDS encoding AzlD family protein: protein MSTTFWIIIAGAIATYLTRVGGHLVISRFENIHPRVEAGLNAVPAAVLTTLVAPELLNAGPAEWAALVVTAAVSLRGGLMSMFLAGAAVLILARQFVG from the coding sequence ATGAGCACGACGTTCTGGATCATCATCGCGGGCGCGATCGCCACTTATCTCACGCGCGTCGGCGGACATCTGGTCATCTCCCGCTTCGAGAACATCCATCCGCGCGTGGAAGCAGGCCTCAATGCGGTGCCGGCGGCGGTTCTGACGACGCTGGTGGCGCCGGAACTGTTGAATGCCGGACCGGCGGAATGGGCCGCACTGGTCGTCACCGCCGCGGTCTCGCTGCGCGGCGGGCTGATGTCGATGTTTCTGGCGGGTGCCGCGGTGCTGATCCTGGCGCGACAATTTGTAGGGTAG
- a CDS encoding aminopeptidase P family protein produces MFQTFDSAGDPSVGKPRVALLRQWLGANGLDGFIVPRADEHQGEYVADRSARLKWLTGFSGSAGVAIVLRDRAFVFVDGRYTLQVRNEVDLDIFSIESLVDNPPAVWLKDNIGKGARLGFDPWLHTIGEVKALQASADKTGAVLVPLDKNPIDIIWKDQPAAPVTPVELHPIGFAGELAKDKLARLATAIGKDGATHAVLTDPSSIAWVFNIRGGDVPHTPLALGFAILAADGSHQLFMDKRKFSRQVAAYLTQLADPHEPGEFEAAVAALAKGGAKIALDPVLAADRLRMLVEDNGGMVIAAPDPARIPRATKNQAEIAGSRAAHRRDGAAVAKLLCWLERQKPGSLDEIAVVTRLEESRRQTGEETQMPLRDVSFDTISGAGPNGAIMHYRVSRATSRKLQAGELFLLDSGAQYQDGTTDITRTVPIGQPTEEMRERFTLVLKGMIGISTLRFPAGTRGSEIDAVARVALWKHGCDFAHGTGHGVGSYLAVHEGPQRIARTGTEKLLEGMMLSNEPGYYKEGAYGIRIENLILVTPAERIEGGDIAMHGFETLTLAPIDLRLVRSDLLTREELHWLDAYHARVLAEIGPMLDGETLAWLEKATAPLPHDAKI; encoded by the coding sequence ATGTTCCAGACCTTCGATTCCGCCGGCGACCCCTCGGTCGGAAAGCCGCGCGTGGCGCTGCTGCGCCAATGGCTGGGCGCCAATGGCCTCGATGGTTTTATCGTGCCACGCGCGGACGAGCATCAGGGCGAATATGTCGCCGATCGTTCGGCACGGCTGAAATGGCTGACCGGCTTCAGCGGCTCGGCCGGTGTCGCCATCGTTCTGCGCGACCGCGCCTTCGTCTTCGTCGATGGGCGCTACACGCTGCAGGTGCGCAATGAGGTCGATCTCGACATTTTTTCGATCGAAAGCCTGGTCGACAACCCACCCGCTGTCTGGCTCAAGGACAATATCGGCAAGGGCGCGCGGCTCGGCTTCGATCCATGGCTGCACACGATCGGCGAGGTCAAGGCGCTGCAGGCCTCGGCCGACAAGACCGGCGCCGTGCTGGTGCCGCTCGACAAAAACCCGATCGACATCATCTGGAAGGACCAGCCCGCCGCACCCGTGACCCCGGTCGAGCTGCACCCGATCGGCTTCGCCGGCGAGCTCGCCAAGGACAAGCTGGCGCGGCTGGCAACGGCGATCGGCAAGGACGGCGCCACTCACGCGGTGCTGACCGACCCCTCCTCCATCGCCTGGGTCTTCAACATTCGCGGCGGCGACGTGCCGCATACGCCCCTGGCGCTCGGCTTCGCCATCCTCGCCGCCGACGGGTCGCACCAGCTGTTCATGGACAAGCGCAAATTCTCGCGCCAGGTCGCGGCCTATCTCACCCAACTCGCCGATCCGCATGAGCCCGGCGAGTTCGAGGCGGCGGTCGCAGCGCTTGCCAAGGGCGGCGCCAAGATCGCGCTCGACCCGGTGCTGGCGGCCGACAGGCTGCGCATGCTGGTCGAGGACAATGGCGGCATGGTGATTGCCGCGCCCGACCCGGCCCGCATCCCGCGCGCCACCAAGAACCAGGCCGAGATCGCCGGCTCACGCGCCGCGCATCGCCGTGACGGCGCGGCGGTGGCGAAGCTCTTGTGCTGGCTGGAGCGGCAGAAGCCCGGCTCGCTCGACGAGATCGCGGTGGTCACCAGGCTGGAAGAGAGCCGCCGGCAGACCGGCGAGGAAACGCAGATGCCGCTGCGCGACGTCTCCTTCGACACCATTTCCGGCGCCGGTCCGAACGGCGCCATCATGCATTACCGCGTGTCGCGCGCCACCAGCCGCAAGCTCCAGGCCGGCGAGCTGTTCCTGCTCGATTCCGGCGCGCAGTATCAGGACGGCACCACCGACATCACCCGCACCGTGCCGATCGGCCAGCCGACCGAGGAGATGCGCGAGCGCTTCACGCTGGTGCTGAAAGGCATGATCGGCATTTCCACGTTGCGCTTCCCCGCCGGCACGCGCGGTTCGGAGATCGACGCCGTCGCCCGCGTGGCGCTCTGGAAGCATGGCTGCGACTTCGCCCACGGCACCGGCCATGGCGTCGGCTCGTACCTGGCCGTGCATGAAGGTCCACAGCGCATTGCCCGCACCGGCACCGAAAAGCTGCTCGAAGGCATGATGCTGTCCAACGAGCCGGGTTACTACAAGGAAGGCGCCTACGGCATCCGCATCGAGAACCTCATCCTGGTGACGCCGGCTGAACGGATCGAGGGCGGCGACATCGCCATGCACGGCTTCGAGACGCTGACGCTGGCGCCGATCGACCTCAGGCTGGTGCGGTCAGACCTGCTGACGCGCGAGGAACTGCATTGGCTCGATGCCTACCATGCCCGTGTGCTGGCCGAGATCGGACCGATGCTCGATGGCGAAACCCTGGCCTGGCTGGAAAAGGCGACGGCACCGCTGCCGCACGACGCGAAGATTTGA